In Phaseolus vulgaris cultivar G19833 chromosome 10, P. vulgaris v2.0, whole genome shotgun sequence, a single genomic region encodes these proteins:
- the LOC137816380 gene encoding uncharacterized protein → MVRWAVELSEFDIQYEPRGSIKGQVYADFVAELSPGGNQEVESGSQWSLSVDDSSNQQGSGAGIVLEGPNGVLIKQALRFAFKASNNQAEYEALIAGMLLAKEMGVQNLLVKSYSQLITGQVSGKFQAKDPQMAAYLRYVQLLKGAFSALELVHVPREQNARADLLAKLASSGKGGRQRTVIQETLKAPRKFMEDNRVDVLHICTAKGRPRSHRSLTQDTMKTPRISTYADAPEGGKHTQVYALAEGDTWMTPYRRYLADGVLPVEPEEGKKIKRNAARYTLVDGILFRHGFTHPILTCVSGDECTRIMAELHEGICGSHVGGRFLASKVIRAGF, encoded by the coding sequence atggttcgctgggcggtggagctgtcggagtttgacatccagtacgagcccagAGGATCTATCAAAGGACAGGTATATGCGGATTTCGTTGCAGAGCTCTCACCCGGAGGCAACCAAGAGGTGGAGTCAGGATCGCAGTGGTCGCTCTCAGTCGATGACTCCTCCAATCAACAAGGAAGTGGAGCagggatagtcttggagggacccaatggtgtGCTGATCAAGCAAGCTTTGCGTTTCGCTTTTAAAGCGAGCAATAACCAGGCTGAGTACGAGGCACTGATCGCGgggatgctcctggccaaggagatgggtgtgcagaacctcctggtgaagagttATTCACAGCTGATCACAGGGCAAGTCTCGGGAAAATTTCAAGCCAAGGACCCACAAATGGCGGCGTATTTAAGGTACGTCCAGCtgctgaagggagcatttagcgctcttgagctagtacatgtcccaagagagcagaatgccagagctgacctgcttgccaagctggccagctcaggcaaggggggcagacagaggacagtaatccaagagacgctcaaagctccgcgaaAATTcatggaagataacagggtggatgtcctgcATATTTGTACGGCGAAAGGAAgaccaaggagtcatcgttctttgACTCAAGATACAATGAAGACaccccgcatcagcacatacgcggacgCACCCGAGGGAGGAAAGCATACGCAGGTATATGCTTTAGCCGAGGGAGACacttggatgacgccatacagacgaTACCTGGCTGATGGGGTTCTCCCAGTAGAACCAGAAGAAGGCAAGAAGATTAAAAGGAACGCCGCAAGATATACCCTGGTAGACGGGAtattgttcagacacgggttcacaCATCCCATCCTGACttgcgtaagcggcgacgagtgcaccaggataatggctgaaCTTCATGAAGGTATCTGCGGGAGTCACGTGGGAGGAAGGTTTTTAGCTTCCAAAGTGATACGTGCCGGCTTTTAA
- the LOC137816390 gene encoding uncharacterized protein, which translates to MAMDWFISLPDGHITSFPQLSRLFREQYLANRAPPPVSYDLFDIKQYQGETLKEYINRFGAQVVKVGTTEEPMIVYAFRKGVCPGPFCESIIRNRPRTFAEIRSRAVEHIASEGEVCEKRTSVAPSRMRAQTRAQPVRVTETTTGRKKQEGRCPYEARKPQPRGQAGGNCPARERARPARYDFVVELKDLIAVPNIAERLRRQAKTDKVLGPHKDSWCEFHEAFGHHINNCLSLGYQLDELVKSGFLKDYLAEPTTTVALPEPAEDQAHEMPVHGEVHTISGGFSGGGPTASQRKKYARGVNLIDEKISGDPWESDLVFTRADLRDVVPHDNDPVVISVVTAGRKVHRVLVDQGSSADVMFWSTFNKLRLSPNLLRPYTGCLYGFADNQVEVRGYLELRTTFTDGAASRTESIRQFGLQHSVGKTGIK; encoded by the coding sequence atggccatggattggttcatcagccttccagacgGCCATATCACTTCCTTCCCGCAGCTGTCGCGGTTATTTAGGGAGCAATACCTAGCGAACAGGGCCCCACCGCCCGTTTcgtatgatctgttcgacataaaGCAGTACCAGGGCGAGACTTTGAAGGAGTACATCAACCGTTTCGGGGCCCAagtagtaaaggttggtactacggaagagcccatgatcgtgtacgcgttcAGAAAAGGCGTGTGTCCCGGCCCCTTTtgcgaatccatcattcgcaatcgccccaggaccttcgctgaaataaggagtcgcgcggtggagcatattgcctccgagggagaggtgtgtgagaagcgcacGAGCGTCGCACCCTCACGCATGAGGGCACAGACAcgggctcaacccgtcagggtcaccGAGACCACAACGGGAAGGAAGAAGCAAGAGGGGAGATGCCCCTATGAGGCAAGAAAACCCCAGCCCAGGGGTCAAGCGGGAGGAAATTGTCCGGCCAGAGAAAGGGCCAGACCAGCGAGGTAcgactttgtggtggagttgaaggacctaatcgccgtgcctaatatagctgaaaGGTTGAGGCGACAGGCGAAGACTGACAAAGTGCTAGGGCCTCACaaggactcttggtgtgagttccacgaagctttcggtcaccacatcAACAACTGCCTATCGCTGGGGTACCAGTTGGACGAGTTAGTAAAAAGCGGGTTCTTAAAGGATTATCTTGCTGAACCCACCACGACTGTGGCCCTGCCAGAACCAGCGGAGGATCAAGCGCATGAGATGCCAGTCCATGGCGAAGTCCACACCATTTCTGGTGGTTTTTCGGGAGGGGGACCCACTGCATCCCAACGCAAGAAATATGCGAGGGGAGTAAATTTGATTGATGAGAAGATCTCAGGcgacccgtgggagtcagacctcgtgttcacgagagcGGACCTGCGTGATGTCGTCCCACATgataatgaccccgtggtcatttcggttgtcacagcaggaagaaaggtgcacagggtgctagtcgaccagggaagttctgcagatgttatgttctggtcgaccttcaacaagctgcGGTTGTCCCCCaaccttttgaggccctacaccgGGTGTTTGTATGGATTTGctgacaaccaggtggaagtacgTGGCTACTTGGAGTTGAGGACGACATTCACGGATGGAGCAGCCTCGCGTACTGAAAGCATTCGGCAATTCGGcttacaacattctgttgggaagaccggCATTAAATAG